The Arachis ipaensis cultivar K30076 chromosome B07, Araip1.1, whole genome shotgun sequence genome includes a window with the following:
- the LOC107609949 gene encoding uncharacterized protein LOC107609949: MSSSWRRTLGNVRSFVGNSMGGLRGGSSLASWVVAGTLAYFLWVKPSQDLKRQQEERAALTASQPDPYRYVETRKPIPDPQVTGLVYGNKNKDNQTKPDN; encoded by the exons ATGAGTAGCAGCTGGCGAAGAACTTTGGGGAACGTGAGGTCCTTCGTGGGCAATTCCATGGGAGGCCTCAGAGGAGGAAGCAGCCTCGCTTCCTGGGTGGTCGCCGGAACTCTAGCCTACTTCCTTTGGGTCAAGCCATCCCAGGATCTCAAGCGCCAGCAAGAGGAGCGAGCTGCTCTCACCGCCTCACAACCCGATCCTTATCGATACGTTGAGACTCGAAAACCCATCCCTGACCCTCAG GTCACCGGTTTGGTATATGGCAACAAAAACAAGGATAATCAAACTAAACCGGATAATTAA